The following coding sequences lie in one Streptococcus suis genomic window:
- a CDS encoding AraC family transcriptional regulator: MSKLEVLENKKLVLKKVICKKLSSLQFEDLEQEIDKFYQHLQLLKVQMFGPLIVKNSGTILHEDGTITVDYDLYVQAHDFRQYDKFYTVYEEIVCPHCVYVRFEDSPEYLQYAYSKLDLHFYENDLETNGIIYTVYVNTNNETMTVDIFRPIISL, translated from the coding sequence ATGAGTAAGTTAGAAGTATTAGAAAACAAGAAATTAGTTTTGAAAAAAGTGATTTGTAAGAAGCTAAGTAGCCTTCAGTTTGAAGACTTGGAACAAGAAATAGATAAGTTTTATCAGCACTTACAATTACTGAAAGTGCAAATGTTTGGCCCTTTGATTGTAAAAAATAGTGGAACTATTCTTCATGAAGATGGGACTATTACTGTAGACTATGATTTGTATGTCCAAGCTCATGATTTTCGCCAGTATGATAAGTTTTATACTGTTTATGAAGAAATTGTTTGTCCACATTGTGTCTATGTACGATTTGAAGATAGTCCAGAGTATTTGCAATATGCATATTCTAAACTAGATTTACATTTCTATGAAAATGATTTGGAAACAAATGGCATTATTTACACCGTCTATGTCAATACAAATAATGAAACCATGACGGTGGATATTTTTAGACCGATTATTAGCTTATGA
- a CDS encoding peptide cleavage/export ABC transporter, with protein sequence MFKKYACTLQHDQSDCAAAVVSTVLLTYKKELSIMKIREIIGTDMYGTTVHGIVSGLEKLNFTVKAVRVSLDDLTGDISFPAILQIRNSLGQNHFIVIHKIKKDGNYLVADPAKGLDMLSITELEEVYQGIAIFMVPNSEFEKGNMKGKGLFDLFSALILTQKGLVGTIILASFLLSIVGILSSLFSKVIMDEIIPFGLKNSLYLFLIVFGIVSLVQSLLSAFRQHILLFLSRKIDIPVLLGYYDHIIHLPYSFFGSRRVGDVLTRFQDAMTIKNVFTSVSISLVMDISLSLISAFVLWHLNPTLFLILVMMVIVNIVLIYCFKKPYKKINNEQMEANSMLNSQLIESIRNIDTIKSQHDERQRLDKLEENFVHTLEIGYKEGVLQNIQSTISSIAGTLGNLIFMGVGALFIIDNKMTIGDLLVFQTLSQYFTEPVQNLVGLQLTFQEVQVAVSRLQELMDVEREDSQVGNSIYNFSLLEDIAFKNVTFAYGSRPPIIRDFSLTINQGEKIAFVGESGAGKSTLVRLLLHFIQPIEGQIKFGEYDLGDLDYGELRKKIAYIPQTVELFSGTIIDNLKIGNPEASYEDMIRVCRIVGIHDTIQKLQNRYGSFVEEGGQNFSGGEKQRLAIARALLSKADLYIFDEATSNLDSFSEQIIQNLIFEKIIGKTTVVVAHRLSTILRCDKICFLEDGKIAEYGTHDELMKLGGRYATMVGLQSIQLDKQEKTVATSWSEEVVYE encoded by the coding sequence ATGTTTAAAAAATATGCTTGCACTTTGCAACATGACCAGTCAGATTGTGCAGCAGCTGTTGTCTCCACTGTATTATTGACCTATAAAAAAGAACTTTCAATAATGAAAATTCGGGAAATTATTGGAACAGATATGTATGGAACGACCGTTCACGGAATTGTTTCTGGTCTTGAAAAGTTAAATTTTACCGTAAAGGCAGTTCGAGTATCCTTGGATGACTTAACTGGAGATATTAGCTTTCCAGCTATACTACAAATACGGAATAGTCTGGGGCAGAATCATTTTATAGTGATTCATAAGATAAAGAAAGATGGTAATTATTTGGTAGCTGATCCAGCAAAAGGACTGGATATGCTTTCAATTACAGAACTTGAGGAAGTTTATCAAGGAATAGCCATTTTCATGGTTCCAAATAGCGAGTTTGAAAAAGGAAACATGAAAGGCAAAGGACTATTTGACTTATTTTCAGCTCTGATATTAACACAGAAAGGACTTGTGGGGACAATCATCTTAGCATCATTCTTGCTAAGTATCGTTGGTATTTTGTCTAGTCTTTTTTCCAAAGTTATTATGGATGAGATTATTCCCTTTGGATTAAAGAACAGCTTATACTTATTCTTGATTGTTTTTGGCATCGTTTCTTTAGTGCAGAGTCTCTTATCTGCTTTTAGGCAACATATTTTGCTCTTCCTATCAAGAAAAATTGATATTCCTGTGCTCCTGGGCTATTATGACCATATTATTCACCTACCTTATAGTTTTTTCGGTAGCAGAAGGGTGGGTGATGTCTTGACACGGTTTCAAGATGCCATGACGATAAAGAATGTTTTTACCTCGGTTTCTATTTCGTTAGTTATGGATATTAGCCTATCACTGATAAGTGCCTTTGTTTTATGGCACCTCAACCCCACTTTATTTCTAATATTGGTTATGATGGTGATTGTGAATATCGTGTTAATTTATTGCTTCAAGAAACCTTATAAGAAGATTAATAATGAGCAGATGGAAGCAAACTCTATGCTTAATTCGCAATTGATAGAATCTATTCGTAACATAGATACCATAAAATCACAGCATGATGAACGACAACGTTTGGATAAATTGGAAGAGAATTTTGTTCACACCTTAGAAATTGGCTATAAAGAAGGTGTTTTACAAAATATTCAATCTACAATTTCTTCTATAGCTGGAACTCTAGGGAATTTGATTTTTATGGGAGTAGGTGCCTTATTTATTATTGATAACAAGATGACAATTGGTGATCTTCTTGTTTTTCAGACCTTGAGTCAGTATTTTACTGAGCCTGTTCAGAATTTGGTTGGTCTCCAACTTACTTTTCAGGAAGTTCAGGTTGCTGTTAGCCGACTTCAAGAATTGATGGATGTTGAGCGCGAAGATAGTCAAGTAGGGAATAGTATCTATAATTTTTCGCTATTGGAAGATATTGCTTTCAAAAATGTTACCTTTGCATATGGGTCTAGACCCCCTATTATTCGCGATTTTAGTTTGACTATCAACCAAGGTGAAAAAATCGCTTTTGTAGGTGAAAGCGGAGCAGGAAAGAGTACTCTTGTACGACTTCTTCTTCATTTCATTCAGCCTATTGAAGGTCAAATAAAGTTTGGTGAGTATGACTTAGGGGATTTGGATTATGGAGAATTACGGAAAAAAATAGCTTATATCCCTCAAACAGTCGAGCTCTTTTCAGGGACTATAATTGATAATTTAAAGATAGGAAATCCAGAAGCTAGCTATGAGGATATGATACGTGTATGCCGAATAGTAGGGATTCATGATACAATTCAAAAATTACAAAACCGATATGGTTCTTTTGTTGAAGAAGGTGGCCAGAATTTCTCAGGAGGAGAAAAACAACGTCTTGCTATTGCCCGAGCTCTTCTTAGTAAAGCAGATCTTTATATTTTTGATGAAGCAACTTCCAATCTAGATTCCTTTAGTGAACAGATTATCCAAAATTTAATATTTGAAAAAATTATTGGCAAGACGACAGTTGTAGTGGCCCACAGATTATCAACGATTCTACGTTGTGATAAAATCTGTTTTTTGGAAGACGGGAAAATTGCAGAATATGGGACGCATGATGAGTTGATGAAGTTGGGTGGCCGCTATGCAACAATGGTTGGTTTACAAAGCATTCAACTAGATAAGCAAGAAAAAACAGTTGCTACTAGCTGGTCAGAAGAGGTGGTATATGAGTAA
- a CDS encoding XRE family transcriptional regulator encodes MKVLLATRLKNRRKELGWSQKELAEGVCDQGQISRIEKGTYMPGADLLHALAKKLQVRMDYFFDEEESEIVSDLKHFRKLAKNCLMQRDYEALGFLYEREKGTLSHLTFPDQVYLEWVEAVLAENLEARREDAIQKLRELLERVGENRRGYLYLYNSLLILLIRDEKNAEAEQFYSEVIEKIDKNKLDLLVDIDAYFSIQSNYIRYLWLTNQLEKGIELVTACIEEFKSIYPIHFLADFYCDLGNVTEDFADKQLVKKRYELSRLLYELAGIDAIALKIEKYLKETYTD; translated from the coding sequence ATGAAAGTTCTACTAGCAACAAGGTTAAAAAATAGAAGAAAAGAATTGGGTTGGTCGCAGAAGGAGTTGGCAGAAGGGGTCTGTGATCAGGGGCAGATTAGCCGGATTGAGAAGGGAACCTACATGCCTGGTGCAGACTTGCTTCATGCCCTTGCTAAAAAACTCCAAGTCAGAATGGACTATTTTTTTGATGAAGAGGAAAGCGAAATTGTCTCTGACCTGAAACACTTTAGAAAACTTGCCAAAAACTGTCTTATGCAAAGAGATTATGAGGCTTTGGGCTTTCTATATGAAAGGGAAAAGGGCACCCTATCTCATCTGACCTTTCCAGACCAAGTTTATTTGGAATGGGTGGAGGCTGTTTTAGCAGAGAATTTGGAAGCAAGGCGAGAAGATGCTATTCAGAAATTGAGGGAGTTGCTGGAACGAGTTGGGGAGAATAGGAGAGGCTACCTCTATCTGTACAATAGTTTATTGATTCTATTGATTCGAGATGAGAAGAATGCTGAGGCAGAGCAATTCTATAGTGAGGTAATCGAAAAGATTGATAAAAATAAGTTGGATTTATTGGTGGATATAGATGCTTACTTCAGTATTCAGTCCAACTACATCCGCTACCTATGGTTGACAAATCAGTTGGAAAAGGGAATTGAGCTGGTTACAGCCTGCATTGAGGAATTCAAGTCAATCTATCCTATCCATTTCTTGGCAGATTTTTATTGTGACTTAGGAAATGTGACAGAAGACTTTGCGGATAAGCAACTGGTCAAAAAACGCTATGAACTATCACGACTTCTTTACGAGTTAGCAGGCATTGATGCTATTGCTTTGAAAATAGAAAAATACCTCAAAGAAACCTATACAGATTGA
- a CDS encoding pur operon repressor, whose amino-acid sequence MKLRRSERMVVISNYLINHPYELTSLNTFAEKYESAKSSISEDIAIIKKAFEESSIGHIETITGASGGVVFTPSISKAESVEIAQALRDQMAESNRILPGGYIYSSDLLSTPHILKNVGRIIANAFKEEKIDAVMTVATKGVPLANAVANVLNVPFVIVRRDLKITEGSTVSVNYVSGSSDRIEKMFLSKRSLKAGSRVLIVDDFLKNGGTINGMISLLSEFDSTLVGVAVFAENQKGDRSVANYKSLLAVTDINVKENRVDVELGNIFD is encoded by the coding sequence ATGAAATTAAGAAGAAGTGAGCGTATGGTTGTCATTTCCAATTACCTCATCAACCACCCTTATGAATTAACTAGTTTGAATACCTTTGCGGAAAAGTATGAATCTGCCAAGTCATCTATCTCAGAGGATATTGCCATCATTAAAAAGGCTTTTGAGGAAAGCTCTATCGGGCATATTGAAACCATTACTGGTGCCAGTGGAGGAGTTGTTTTTACTCCATCAATCTCTAAGGCAGAGTCTGTCGAAATTGCACAGGCCCTTCGTGATCAGATGGCCGAAAGTAATCGTATCTTGCCAGGCGGTTATATCTATTCATCTGACTTGCTGTCTACACCGCATATTTTGAAAAATGTTGGCCGTATTATTGCTAATGCTTTTAAGGAAGAAAAGATTGATGCGGTCATGACAGTTGCGACTAAGGGGGTCCCTTTGGCCAATGCTGTTGCCAATGTCCTTAATGTACCGTTTGTTATTGTGCGTCGTGATTTGAAAATCACAGAAGGTTCAACCGTTTCTGTCAACTATGTGTCAGGATCTAGCGACCGTATCGAAAAGATGTTCCTGTCTAAGCGTAGTTTGAAGGCAGGAAGCCGTGTCTTAATCGTCGATGACTTCTTGAAAAATGGTGGCACCATCAATGGTATGATTAGCCTCTTGTCTGAGTTTGACTCAACCTTGGTAGGCGTGGCTGTCTTTGCAGAAAACCAAAAAGGGGACCGTAGCGTAGCTAACTACAAGTCTCTACTCGCTGTGACCGACATCAATGTCAAGGAAAACCGAGTCGATGTAGAGTTGGGAAATATTTTTGATTAA
- a CDS encoding phosphotransferase family protein, whose product MAVKVLSREPLTKGWSTDQKFKVRLDDGRFCLMRIVEQTSYEAKQAEFRLVQSLFGQDLPVAEPLSFWADEESVYTLYEWMEGQDMNEVASSLSDSVLYDLGCQSGQFLRTLHALPIDQSQRDWNSFYQAKIDNKLAAYQAASHSYPNGSAMIDFVQANRHLLAGRPIAYHHGDFHTGNFLLGADGKLKILDFDRYDIGDPWEEFNRLIFTADLSPAFARGQVDAYFEGAIPEEFWRLMALYVTVNSLGALSWAERVDPLQIPLMQEQAATISEWYADFTRWIPTWYLQVYS is encoded by the coding sequence ATGGCAGTTAAGGTTTTATCACGTGAGCCTCTCACAAAAGGCTGGTCCACGGACCAAAAGTTCAAGGTCCGGCTCGATGACGGTCGCTTTTGTCTTATGAGAATAGTAGAGCAGACATCCTATGAGGCTAAGCAAGCAGAATTTCGATTGGTTCAAAGCTTGTTTGGACAAGACTTGCCTGTGGCAGAGCCACTAAGTTTTTGGGCGGATGAGGAGTCAGTCTACACCCTTTATGAATGGATGGAAGGTCAGGATATGAATGAAGTGGCTTCTAGCCTATCTGATTCTGTCTTATATGATTTGGGCTGTCAGTCAGGGCAGTTTTTGCGAACCTTGCATGCCCTACCGATTGACCAAAGTCAACGGGACTGGAACAGTTTTTATCAGGCTAAGATTGATAATAAATTAGCTGCCTACCAAGCAGCTAGTCATTCCTACCCAAATGGTTCTGCTATGATAGACTTTGTTCAAGCCAACCGTCACTTGCTGGCAGGAAGACCAATTGCCTACCATCATGGAGATTTTCACACAGGTAACTTCCTACTGGGTGCGGATGGGAAACTGAAAATATTAGACTTTGATCGCTACGACATAGGAGACCCCTGGGAAGAATTCAACCGTTTGATTTTCACGGCAGATTTGTCTCCAGCCTTTGCGCGTGGTCAGGTAGATGCCTATTTTGAAGGCGCTATTCCAGAGGAATTTTGGAGACTCATGGCTCTTTATGTAACAGTAAATAGTCTAGGCGCTCTTTCTTGGGCAGAGCGCGTAGATCCCCTCCAAATCCCCTTGATGCAGGAACAGGCGGCCACCATCTCAGAATGGTATGCGGACTTTACTCGCTGGATTCCAACGTGGTATCTACAAGTTTATAGCTAA
- a CDS encoding HD domain-containing protein (catalyzes the exonucleic cleavage of mRNA yielding nucleioside 5'-phosphates), which translates to MKINQMKKDEFFEGFYLIKTAEVRQTRAGKDYLALTFQDDTGEIEGKVWDAQPGKIKDFTAGTVVHMQGRREVYNNTPQVNQLVLRLPKAGEPNDPADFKEKPPVDVKDTKEYLSQMIFRIENATWQRIVRALYSKYDKEFYSYPAAKTNHHAFYSGLSFHTATMVRLADAIGDIYPQLNKSLLFAGIMLHDLAKVIELTGPDNTGYTVRGNLIGHISLIDEEITKVLVELGIDDSKEEVTVLRHVILSHHGLLEYGSPVRPQIMEAEILHMIDNIDAEMMMLLTALDKVGPGEMTSRIFAMDNRAFYKPNID; encoded by the coding sequence ATGAAAATTAACCAAATGAAAAAAGATGAATTCTTCGAAGGGTTCTATCTGATTAAGACCGCTGAAGTCCGTCAAACACGAGCTGGCAAAGACTACCTAGCTCTGACCTTCCAAGATGATACGGGCGAGATTGAAGGCAAGGTCTGGGATGCCCAACCAGGGAAAATCAAGGATTTTACTGCTGGGACAGTTGTTCACATGCAGGGTCGCCGTGAAGTTTACAATAATACCCCCCAAGTCAATCAATTGGTTCTGCGTTTGCCAAAAGCTGGCGAGCCGAATGATCCTGCAGATTTTAAGGAAAAACCTCCTGTTGATGTCAAGGACACCAAGGAATATCTGAGCCAGATGATTTTCCGCATTGAAAATGCCACTTGGCAGCGGATTGTCCGTGCTCTCTACAGCAAGTACGACAAGGAATTCTATTCCTATCCAGCAGCCAAGACCAATCACCATGCCTTCTACTCAGGATTGTCCTTCCACACGGCGACCATGGTACGTTTGGCGGATGCTATCGGTGATATTTATCCTCAGCTCAACAAGAGCCTGCTCTTTGCAGGGATTATGCTGCATGACCTAGCCAAGGTTATCGAACTGACAGGACCTGATAACACAGGCTACACTGTACGTGGCAATCTGATTGGGCACATTTCCTTGATTGATGAAGAGATTACCAAGGTCTTGGTGGAATTGGGCATTGACGATAGCAAGGAAGAAGTGACTGTTCTGCGCCACGTTATCCTCAGCCACCACGGCCTCTTGGAGTATGGTAGCCCTGTCCGTCCACAGATTATGGAGGCAGAAATCCTCCACATGATTGACAACATCGATGCCGAAATGATGATGTTGTTGACGGCCTTGGACAAGGTCGGACCAGGCGAGATGACTAGTCGCATCTTTGCTATGGACAACCGTGCCTTTTATAAGCCCAATATCGACTGA
- a CDS encoding DNA recombination protein RmuC gives MDIVLLILLILVLVALVFLYGKWQSLALLLQDQAEDTADNLSDQLSYQLENATLKQQQAIHQEVERLRTELYQQLTDIRQELNKSHLETRDATDRRLQAIQESNEKRLEEMRQTVEEKLEKTLQTRLQASFETVSKQLESVNRGLGEMQTVARDVGSLNKVLSGTKTRGIMGELQLGQIIEDILTPSQYEREFATVSGSSERVEYAVKLPGRTEGDYIYLPIDSKFPLADYYRLEDAYESGDKDQIDLHRKNLLAAIKRFAKDIQSKYLNPPETTNFGVLFLPTEGLYSEVVRNPIFFDELRRQENIVVAGPTTLSALLNSLSVGFKTLNIQRSADDISKVLGNVKLEFGKFSDLLLKAQKQLNQASSNIDKLLTTRTNAIERSLRTIDLYEDDQTKGLLSLSPLDEEDNEN, from the coding sequence ATGGATATTGTATTACTTATTTTGCTGATACTGGTCTTGGTGGCCTTGGTTTTTCTTTATGGAAAATGGCAGAGCTTGGCCCTGCTTTTGCAAGATCAAGCCGAAGATACAGCAGACAACTTGTCTGATCAGCTCAGCTATCAACTAGAAAATGCTACCCTCAAACAGCAGCAAGCCATTCATCAGGAGGTGGAAAGACTCCGCACGGAGCTTTACCAACAGCTAACCGACATTCGCCAAGAGCTGAATAAGAGCCACTTGGAAACGCGAGATGCCACTGACCGTCGCTTGCAGGCCATTCAGGAGTCTAATGAAAAACGCCTAGAAGAAATGCGGCAGACGGTTGAGGAAAAGCTGGAGAAAACCCTGCAAACCCGCCTACAAGCCTCCTTTGAAACGGTGTCCAAGCAATTGGAATCGGTCAATCGTGGTCTGGGCGAAATGCAGACGGTAGCGCGTGATGTGGGCAGTCTGAACAAGGTTCTGTCTGGTACTAAAACCCGTGGCATCATGGGTGAATTGCAGCTGGGACAGATTATCGAGGATATTTTGACACCTAGCCAATATGAGCGAGAGTTTGCCACAGTTTCAGGCTCTAGTGAGCGTGTGGAGTATGCGGTCAAGCTACCAGGACGGACCGAGGGAGACTATATCTACTTGCCAATCGATTCCAAGTTTCCGCTGGCGGATTACTACCGCTTGGAAGATGCCTACGAAAGTGGGGACAAGGACCAGATTGACCTCCATCGCAAAAATCTCCTAGCAGCTATCAAACGTTTTGCCAAGGACATTCAGAGCAAGTACCTCAATCCGCCTGAAACCACCAACTTTGGCGTCTTGTTCTTGCCAACCGAAGGGCTGTATTCGGAAGTGGTCCGCAATCCCATTTTCTTTGATGAGCTTCGCCGTCAGGAAAATATCGTGGTAGCAGGACCGACCACCCTGTCTGCCTTGCTCAATTCCCTATCCGTCGGTTTTAAGACCCTTAACATTCAACGGTCGGCCGATGATATTTCCAAGGTCTTGGGCAATGTCAAGCTGGAATTTGGCAAGTTTTCTGACCTCTTGCTTAAGGCTCAGAAACAACTCAATCAAGCCAGCAGCAATATTGACAAACTCCTAACCACTCGCACCAACGCTATCGAGCGTAGTCTTCGTACCATTGACCTGTACGAAGATGACCAAACCAAGGGGCTGCTTAGCCTGTCCCCATTAGATGAGGAAGATAATGAAAATTAA
- a CDS encoding thiamine diphosphokinase: protein MFKIAVIAGGSFDRLPEPADLYVGVDAGSLRLLDHSLPLDWAIGDFDSVTPEELGRIKDLAERFLQAPAEKDDTDLELALKEIFKAYPQAQVRIYGALGGRMDHMMSNLFLAAEPDLAAYMEQIELVDSQNIVRFRPAGQHRLSPIAGMKYISFMPSDQSRLTIRHAKYPLDASNYFFKKCYASNEFIDRDIDIQLDQGYVVLIYSKDKD from the coding sequence ATGTTTAAGATTGCTGTTATTGCAGGCGGTTCCTTTGACCGCCTTCCTGAGCCTGCCGACCTCTATGTGGGGGTAGATGCAGGCTCTCTTCGTCTTCTGGACCATTCCCTGCCTCTTGACTGGGCTATCGGTGATTTTGACTCGGTGACACCTGAAGAATTAGGGCGGATAAAGGATCTAGCAGAGCGTTTTTTGCAAGCTCCTGCCGAAAAAGACGATACCGACTTGGAGCTGGCTTTAAAGGAAATCTTCAAGGCCTATCCGCAGGCCCAGGTTCGCATATACGGAGCCTTGGGTGGTCGCATGGACCACATGATGAGCAATCTCTTTCTGGCTGCTGAGCCGGACTTGGCTGCCTATATGGAGCAGATTGAATTGGTGGACAGTCAGAACATCGTCCGATTTCGACCTGCAGGTCAGCACCGTTTGTCACCGATTGCTGGTATGAAGTACATTTCCTTTATGCCGTCGGACCAGAGTCGCCTGACCATTCGTCATGCCAAGTACCCGTTGGATGCCAGCAATTATTTTTTCAAAAAATGCTATGCTTCTAACGAATTTATAGATAGAGACATAGACATTCAACTGGATCAGGGTTACGTGGTCCTGATCTACAGTAAGGACAAGGATTAG
- a CDS encoding ribulose-phosphate 3-epimerase: MSHYKIAPSILAADYANFEKELKRLEKTGVEYVHIDVMDGHFVPNISFGADVVAAMRPHSKLVFDCHLMVSNPENHIEGFARAGADILTIHAEATVHLHGTLQKIRAAGMKVGVVINPGTPLVTIEPVLNLVDQVLLMTVNPGFGGQAYIPEVAEKIADLVKMREAKSLNFDIEVDGGIDDKTIHSAKNAGANVFVAGSYLFKGDLDANVAKLRTALHV, encoded by the coding sequence ATGTCACATTATAAGATTGCGCCGTCTATTTTGGCGGCAGATTATGCAAATTTTGAAAAAGAGCTCAAGCGTCTAGAAAAGACAGGTGTGGAGTATGTGCACATTGATGTCATGGATGGTCACTTTGTGCCAAATATCAGCTTTGGGGCGGATGTGGTTGCGGCCATGCGTCCTCATAGCAAGCTGGTTTTTGATTGCCATCTTATGGTGTCCAATCCTGAAAATCATATCGAAGGCTTCGCCCGTGCGGGTGCAGATATTTTAACCATTCATGCAGAAGCAACGGTTCACCTGCATGGAACACTGCAAAAAATTCGTGCAGCTGGTATGAAGGTGGGTGTTGTCATCAATCCAGGCACGCCGCTTGTAACCATTGAGCCTGTGCTCAACTTGGTGGATCAGGTTCTGCTCATGACGGTCAACCCAGGTTTTGGTGGACAAGCCTACATTCCAGAAGTGGCTGAGAAGATTGCGGATTTGGTTAAAATGCGTGAAGCCAAGAGCTTGAACTTTGACATCGAAGTAGACGGCGGGATTGACGACAAGACCATTCATTCAGCCAAAAATGCGGGTGCCAATGTCTTTGTGGCTGGTTCCTATCTCTTCAAAGGAGACTTGGATGCCAACGTTGCCAAATTGAGAACTGCCCTACATGTTTAA
- the rsgA gene encoding ribosome small subunit-dependent GTPase A, with translation MQGRIIKALAGFYYVEADGQIYQTRARGNFRKKGQTPYVGDFVDFSAEENSEGYILKIHERKNSLVRPPIVNIDQAVVIMSAKEPDFNANLLDRFLVLLEQKDMDPVIYISKMDLVEDRTEMDDFKAIYEKIGYPFVYHLEELTPLLQDKVTVFMGQTGVGKSTLLNRIAPELALETGAISDSLGRGRHTTRAVSFYNVFGGKIADTPGFSSLDYEVKEAEALTDCFPEIAESSRGCKFRTCTHTHEPDCAVKEAVASSAISQSRFDNYLQFLSEIQNQRETYTKVSKKFK, from the coding sequence TTGCAAGGAAGAATTATCAAGGCCTTGGCAGGTTTTTACTATGTCGAGGCGGATGGACAGATTTATCAAACCAGAGCCAGAGGAAATTTTCGTAAGAAAGGTCAAACGCCCTACGTGGGTGATTTTGTGGACTTTTCTGCGGAGGAAAACTCAGAAGGCTATATTTTAAAAATCCACGAGAGAAAGAATAGTTTGGTTCGACCTCCAATTGTCAATATCGATCAGGCGGTGGTTATCATGTCGGCCAAGGAACCTGATTTTAATGCCAATCTACTGGATCGTTTCCTAGTGCTTTTGGAACAAAAGGACATGGACCCGGTTATTTACATCTCTAAGATGGATTTGGTAGAAGACAGGACAGAAATGGATGACTTTAAGGCTATCTATGAGAAAATTGGCTATCCATTTGTCTATCATTTGGAGGAATTGACTCCATTATTGCAGGATAAGGTGACGGTCTTTATGGGGCAGACAGGGGTTGGCAAGTCGACTCTCCTCAATCGCATTGCACCAGAATTAGCCTTGGAAACAGGGGCGATCTCAGATAGTCTGGGGCGTGGGCGCCATACCACTCGTGCGGTCAGCTTCTACAATGTCTTCGGTGGGAAAATTGCGGATACGCCCGGTTTTTCATCCCTAGACTATGAAGTCAAGGAGGCTGAGGCTCTGACAGATTGTTTCCCAGAGATTGCGGAAAGCAGCCGGGGGTGCAAGTTTCGGACCTGTACCCATACCCATGAGCCGGATTGTGCGGTCAAGGAAGCTGTTGCCAGCTCTGCCATTTCCCAAAGCCGCTTTGATAATTACCTCCAATTCCTCAGCGAAATCCAAAATCAGCGTGAAACCTATACAAAGGTTAGTAAGAAATTCAAATAG
- a CDS encoding resolvase codes for MKRIIKQYQEKGSVVIGYARVSSRDNRQELGLEVQKEALHFCDRLYMEKESGGHQDRPQLQKAIRLAKACAESGIETTFVVYKLDRLTRKMLHLSAIISDLTSHHIRLQSIHEQIETDSLTGRFFCLMLGYVAEWELQAISDRTKDGLRKARERGVKLGNKGISKSKEKQVIQSYVAEETTIRDMVNQLNISTATIYQVLKRNNIPFRRQKAHNSLTETGEDDRL; via the coding sequence ATGAAGAGAATCATCAAGCAATACCAAGAAAAAGGCTCTGTTGTCATTGGCTACGCTCGTGTGAGCTCGAGGGATAATCGGCAAGAACTGGGGCTAGAAGTGCAAAAAGAAGCCCTACACTTCTGTGACAGACTCTACATGGAAAAGGAATCGGGAGGTCATCAAGACCGCCCACAACTTCAAAAAGCTATCAGGCTAGCCAAAGCCTGTGCTGAAAGCGGTATAGAGACCACTTTTGTAGTCTATAAGCTAGACCGCCTAACCAGAAAGATGCTCCATCTGTCTGCTATCATCTCAGACTTGACCAGCCACCATATCCGCCTGCAATCCATCCACGAACAAATCGAAACAGACTCGCTAACAGGTCGATTCTTCTGCCTCATGTTAGGCTATGTGGCAGAATGGGAACTACAAGCCATTTCTGACCGCACCAAAGATGGTCTACGTAAAGCCAGAGAACGTGGTGTAAAATTGGGCAATAAGGGTATATCAAAATCAAAAGAAAAACAAGTGATTCAGAGCTATGTGGCAGAAGAAACAACTATCCGAGACATGGTCAACCAGTTGAATATTTCAACAGCGACCATCTATCAGGTCTTAAAACGAAATAATATCCCATTTCGTCGTCAAAAAGCACATAATTCTTTGACAGAAACAGGAGAAGATGATAGACTGTAG